The Flavobacterium sp. N2270 genome contains the following window.
AATTTTCACGTATCCATTTTGTGGCTCTGAAAAAATCTAGTGCGTTTAATTTATGTTCATCCATTCCAGTAGCAACTGGAAAAATATTAGGATCGAAAATAATATCTTCGGCTGGAAAACCAACTTTATCTACTAAAATATCATAACTTCTTTTACAAATCTCGATTCTTCTCTCGTAATTATCGGCTTGACCATTTTCATCAAAAGCCATTACAATTACGGCAGCTCCATATTTTTTTATCAATTTGGCATGATGAATAAACGTTTCTTCTCCTTCTTTTAAAGAAATAGAATTCACCACACTTTTCCCTTGAACTACTTTTAACCCAGCTTCAATAATTTCCCATTTAGAGCTATCAATCATTATTGGAACGCGAGCAATATCTGGTTCGGCTGCAATAAGATTTAGGAATTTTGTCATCGCATAAACTCCGTCTAACATTCCTTCATCCATATTTACATCGATGATTTGTGCTCCTCCTTCTACTTGTGCTCTTGCAATTTCCAAAGCTTCCTCATACTTTTCTTCTTTAATTAATCGAAGAAATTTACGCGAGCCTGTAACATTAGTACGTTCTCCAACATTTACAAAATTGGTTTCTGGAGTAATGATTAAAGGTTCTAATCCTGATAATTGAAGGTATTTATTGGTTTTATAGCTCATCGTTTATTCTCTTGTAATGCTTGTTGACTTCTTTATAAAACAATTTAAAATCTGTTTTATAATTTTGCCATTTATTTTGTAATCCTTTTTTTGTGTTTATTATTTTATTTTTCATTGTAATCAGACTTCTACGGTTATTCCTCTAGGTTTAAATTCATTTGCGACTTCGGCAATTCGTTTGATGTGTTCTGGAGTTGTACCACAACAACCACCAATAATATTTACTAAATTATCTTGTAAATATTCCCGAATTAAAGCCTGCATTTCTTCTGGAGTTTGATCGTATTGTCCGAAAGCATTCGGCAAACCAGCATTTGGATGAGCTGAAATATTTAATTGTGTATTATGTGCTAAACGTTTTAAATAAGGCTTTAATTGATCTGCACCTAAAGCGCAATTAAATCCGATACTTAATAATGGAATGTGTGAAATTGAAATCAAGAAAGCTTCAACCGTTTGACCAGATAATGTTCTTCCAGAAGCATCTGTAATTGTTCCTGAAACCATAACTGGAATATCGATATTTCTTTCTTCTTTGACTTCTTCGATAGCAAAAAGTGCTGCTTTTGCATTTAAGGTGTCAAAAATGGTTTCAACTAATAAAACATCACAACCACCATCAATTAAAGCTTCAACTTGTTGTTTGTACGCAACTCTTAAATCATCAAAAGTCACAGCTCTAAAGCCTGGATCATTTACATCTGGAGACATTGATGCTGTTCTGTTTGTTGGTCCAATTGAACCTGCAACAAATCTTGGTCTATCTGTAAATTCATCTGCAACTTCTCTTGCAATTTTAGCTGATTCATAATTTAATTCATAAACTATGTCTTCTAAATGATAATCAGCCATTCCGATAGTTGTCCCAGAAAATGTATTGGTTTCAACAATATCAGCACCTGCTTGATAATACAAACGGTGGACTTGCTTTACAGCTTCGGGTTGTGTTATGGAAAGTAAATCGTTGTTTCCTTTTAAAGGATGTGGAAAGTCTTTGAAACGTGTGCCGCGAAAATCTTCTTCTGAAAAATTATTGCGTTGTAACATCGTTCCCATTGCTCCATCTAGGACTAGGATTCTTTCTTTTATAGCTTCTTGTATTTTTGACATATTTTTTATTTAACCGCAAAGTTCGCAAGGTTTTTGCAAAGTTCGCAATGCTTAATTAGTAATATGTTATCAAGAAATTGGAGAGGATTTCGTTGGGTTATCTTTTTCTAAATACCGAAACAAGTTCAGCATAAAGAATAGAATGTAGCACCTTCTACAAGAATAGGGTTGCTAAGCTTTCATTGAGTCTAATCTCTCCAGCTTTCGTGATAACAATCATTATATTTATGAACAAGGCAAAGATATAACTAAAATTCAACTTATGAAATATTTTCTAAATTAACCTTTTTAATAATTAAAATTTAGATAAAAATTCTATTTAATTGATTGAAATTAGATTATTATAAACCAAAAATAGCAGAAGCAAGATTCTTTTAGTTCAAAATAAATTCTTTACTTTTTATTTTTTCAGCAATTTTTAATACATCATTCAAAACACCTCTTGCTGTTACTTCTTTTCCTGCACCTGCTCCTTGAATGACGATTGGAATTTCACCATAAGATTTAGTGTAAATTTCAATTAAATTATCTGCACCTTTTAATTGTCCTAAAGCTGAACTTTCAGGAACAGAGACTAATTTTACTTCTAACTTTTTTGATTTTACATCAAATTCACCAACATAACGAAGTACATGATTTTTGGCTTGGGCTTTTTTAGCTACTTCAAAAGGTTTATCAAAGAATGATTTATTGATAGCGTAATCTCCTTTTGAATGTTTCTCATTTAAATTAGGCAATAATAATGATGAAATTTGAATATCAGAAAATTCAAAATCATATCCTATTTCTCTGGCTAAAACCAATAATTTTCTTGCTACATCATTTCCAGATAAGTCTTCTCTTGAATCTGGTTCTGTGTAGCCGTTCTTTTCTGCTTCCGCTAAAACTTTGGAAAAAGAGATTTCTTCTGCTGAAAATCTATTAAAAATATAACTTAATGAACCTGAAAAAACCCCTCTAATTTTAGTTATTTCTTCACCCGAAAAATATAAATCACTTACCGTTTGAACCACAGGCAAACCTGCACCAACATTAGTTTCATATAAAAATGTTTTATCAAAAATAGTTAGATTTTCCCTTAACTCTTTATAAAAATCAAAGGCTAAAGTATTGGCTTTTTTATTGGCCGCAACGATGTGAAATCCGTTTTGGACTAAAGGAATATAGTTTTTAATAATTTCTAAACTTGCCGTAGCATCAACAGCGATTAAATTTTCCAATTGTTGTTCTTGAACATATTCAATAATGTCTTCTACTTTGAAAGGAATTGCAGATTGTTCAAAATTAGCTTCCCATTCATTTGTTAAACCCTCTTTTTCAAAAAAAGCTACAGTTGAATTGGTAATAATTGGAAACCTCAACTCTATATTTCGTTTTTCAAGAAAGAATTTCTGACTTTCTAAAACTTGTTTAACTAAAGTACTTCCGACATTTCCAATTCCGAAAAGCACCACATTTATTTTTATTTTTGACATATTATATTTTTTTTATTTGTTAAAAATTGGATTCAGAATAGCATTTAACTGTTCAAATTCTATTAAAAAAGCATCATGGCCATGAATGGATTGGATTTGACTATAGAATACATTTTGTTTGTGCTTTTTTAAATTTGTAAAGCACGTTCTGATTTCATTTGCTGTAAAAAAATAGTCTGTATCAACTGAGACTAAATGAATATTGGATTGAATTTTTTTAGCAAATTCCTCTAATGTATTTTCTTTTAGAACATCAGTTGTCTTAAGTAAATGATTCATTAATTTATAACTGGAAAGTTGGAATCTACTTTGCAGTTTTTCACCATGATGTAATAACCAACTTTCGACTTTAAAAAATGTTTTGTCTGTCTCGCTTTGAAGGCTATTGCCAAATTTACTCTGTAACGAATCTGGTGTTCTATACAACAACATGGCATGAATACGAGCATCGTGAATTGGGTTTTTTGAATTATTCAAAATCAAATCCTGAATCAACACATTACCAATTAACCAATCGGAAGCTTTCCAACCTGTAGCAATAGGAATTAAGTTTTCAACTTTATTAGGTTCTAATTTTGTCATTTCCCAAGCTATTGCTCCGCCAAGACTTCCTCCAATTAGCGCATAAACAGTATCAACTTTCAAATAAAAAAGGCCTTTCCAGAAAAATTTTGCAACATCAGTAATTGAATAATCTTTATAATTTTCAATTAAATTATCATCATTTCCATCAAAACCATTTCCAGGAATATTGAAGGCAATGACAGTATAAGCATTAGTGTCAATTGTTTTATTTTCACCAATTAGTTCATTCCACCAACCTTTTTTTCCTGTAACATTTGAATTTCCTGTCAGTGCATGATTCACTACAACCACTGGAGCAGTTCCAATTGGCTGTCCAAATACTTGGTAGAACAGCGAAATCTTTTTTTGAAGCTTTCCGTTTTCTAAGGTAAAATCTACAATATCTATTTTTTCTAACATTTTACTTATTTATGAAATTTGTTTTATAAAAATTAAAACCCTCTTTTCAACAAGATTCAATCTGGTTTTTAAATAGAAAAAGTATCAAAAACTGCTTTTAAATCGGCTTTTAAGTCTTCAATATCCTCTAAACCAACAGACAAACGAATTAAATCTTTTGTGACACCTGTTGATTCTTGTTCAGCATTTGATAATTGTTGATGCGTTGTACTTGCTGGATGAATGATAAGTGATTTTGTATCTCCAATATTTGCTAATAATGAAAATATTTTAGTTTCATCGGCTACTTTTTTAGCAGCTTCAAATCCACCTTTTAGTCCAAAAGTCACTACTCCACTTTTTCCTTCAGGTAGATATTTATCAGCAAGAGTTTTATATTTTGAAGATTCTAAACCAGGATAATTTACCCAAACTACTTCTTCTTGATCTTCTAACCATTGTGCCAAAGCCAAAGCATTTTCTGAATGTTTTTTGATTCGGATTTCTAAAGTTTCTAATCCTTGAATCGTTTGAAAAGCGTTAAACGGACTTAATGCTGCTCCAAAATCCCTTAAACCTTCAATTCTAACTTTCGCAATGAATGATGCTGCTCCAAGAACTTCATAATATTTTAATCCGTGATAACCCGCAGATGGTTCTGTAAATTCCGGAAAATTTCCGTTACTCCAATCAAAATTTCCAGCATCTATAATTACACCTCCAAGAGAAGTTCCGTTTCCTGTAATATATTTGGTAAGCGAATGAATTACAATATCTGCACCATGTTCGATAGGATTTAATAAATAAGGAGTAGCAACTGTGTTATCAACAATAAAAGGAACTTTGCTAGTTTTAGCTTCTTTTGAAATTGCTTTTAAATCTAGTACATCTAATTTTGGATTCCCTAAACTTTCTGCAAAGAATGCCCTTGTATTTTCTTGTGTTGCATTTTTAAAATTTTCTGGATTAGATGGATCCACAAAAGTGGTTGTGATTCCCAGTCTTGGTAAAGTGACTTTTAATAAATTATAAGTTCCTCCATATAAACTGCTTGAAGCTACAATATGGTCTCCCGCTTTTAATAGTACTAACAAAGTTGTTGCAATTGCAGCTGTTCCAGAAGCGGTTACTACTGCTCCAATTCCTCCTTCTAATTTAGCTAATCGTTGTTCTAGAATGTCATTTGTTGGATTGTTTAATCTTGTGTAAATAAATCCTGATTCTGTTAAACCAAACAAATTAGCTGCATGATCTGAATTGTTAAATACATAAGAAGAAGTTTGATAAATTGGAACCGCTCTTGTTCCTGCGTTCTTTGTTACGTCGTGCCCTGCGTGTAATGCATTTGTTGCAAATTTTTGTGTACTCATGATAATTGATTTTAGATATTTAATATTAGATTTTTGTGCATAAAAAAGCCCCTTTAGTTAATTACCAAAGGGACTTTATAATAGAAATAGCTTCTTTTTATGTTGTTCGTTTATGGTAATAGCTTGGTGTTGCGCACATGCACATCATACAACACATCATATTATTATTTTTTGTTACCACGTTCATTTTTTAATTATTGTTGTTATTGAAAAGATTCTGAAATACTGATATAAAATCAGCACAAGCAAATTCAGAATAAAAAAAACCTCTACTATTAGCAGAGGTTTCATTTGAATATATTTTAAGAATTTAAAATTATGCAATAGAAATACTCTGCGGAAATTTCCACATCATACAACACATATTACACATTGTTAATTTCATTATTATAACTTTATTTTTATTATGAAGCAAAATTAGATTAATTTTCTGTGAAATAAAAATTAATAGTTGTATTTTCTATTTTTTATCACTAAAGCAATAAATTTTGGTTTTATTTTCCTAAAATATTGCTTATAGCCGAAAAACAAACCAACAAATAGAAAGTTTGGTAAAAAAATCACATAAAAATAAAAAAAAGAATATGTACTTGAAATTCAATTTGATTTTATAAATTTGCAAAAGAAATAAAGAGGAAAAATTTGACTGATTGCAACCTCGTAAAAAAAATGCTAAAGCAGAAATAAATCCCTCCTTTAGTCTTTCGCGCAATCTTTTTTCTTCATAACTATTAATTTAAAAACAAATTTATATTATGGCTTATTTATTTACGTCAGAATCTGTGAGTGAAGGACATCCTGATAAAGTTGCAGATCAAATTAGCGATGCGTTAATTGATAATTTTTTAGCATTTGATCCTGAATCTAAAGTTGCTTGTGAAACACTAGTAACAACTGGACAGGTTATTTTAGCTGGTGAAGTAAAATCTACTACTTACCTTGATGTTCAACAAATTGCTAGAGAAGTAATTCGTAAAATTGGCTACACTAAAAGCGCATACATGTTTGAAGCTGATTCATGTGGAGTACTTTCTGCTATACATGAGCAATCTGCAGACATCAACCAAGGTGTTGACAAAGCAAATAAAGAAGAGCAAGGTGCAGGAGACCAAGGAATGATGTTTGGCTATGCAACTGATGAAACAGAAAACTACATGCCTTTGGCTTTAGATTTATCTCATGCTTTATTAAAAGAATTAGCAAATTTAAGACGAGAAAACGATACAATTACTTATTTGCGTCCGGATGCTAAATCTCAAGTTACATTAGAATATTCTGACAACAACGAACCTATTAGAATTGATGCTATTGTGATCTCTACACAACATGATGATTTTGTTAAACCAAAGTCTAATTCTAGAGCAGATAAAGATGCAGCAAATGATGAAATGTTAGTTAAAATTAAAAACGATTTAGTTTCAATTTTGATTCCAAGAATAAAAGCTCAATATCCTCAATATGCTCATTTATTTAATGACGACATTACTTATCATATTAATCCAACTGGTGTTTTTGTAATTGGTGGCCCTCATGGAGACACTGGCTTAACAGGCAGAAAAATCATAGTTGATACTTATGGAGGAAAAGGAGCACATGGTGGCGGTGCTTTTTCTGGAAAAGACCCAAGTAAAGTAGACCGCTCTGCGG
Protein-coding sequences here:
- a CDS encoding homocysteine S-methyltransferase family protein is translated as MSKIQEAIKERILVLDGAMGTMLQRNNFSEEDFRGTRFKDFPHPLKGNNDLLSITQPEAVKQVHRLYYQAGADIVETNTFSGTTIGMADYHLEDIVYELNYESAKIAREVADEFTDRPRFVAGSIGPTNRTASMSPDVNDPGFRAVTFDDLRVAYKQQVEALIDGGCDVLLVETIFDTLNAKAALFAIEEVKEERNIDIPVMVSGTITDASGRTLSGQTVEAFLISISHIPLLSIGFNCALGADQLKPYLKRLAHNTQLNISAHPNAGLPNAFGQYDQTPEEMQALIREYLQDNLVNIIGGCCGTTPEHIKRIAEVANEFKPRGITVEV
- a CDS encoding aspartate kinase — protein: MSKIKINVVLFGIGNVGSTLVKQVLESQKFFLEKRNIELRFPIITNSTVAFFEKEGLTNEWEANFEQSAIPFKVEDIIEYVQEQQLENLIAVDATASLEIIKNYIPLVQNGFHIVAANKKANTLAFDFYKELRENLTIFDKTFLYETNVGAGLPVVQTVSDLYFSGEEITKIRGVFSGSLSYIFNRFSAEEISFSKVLAEAEKNGYTEPDSREDLSGNDVARKLLVLAREIGYDFEFSDIQISSLLLPNLNEKHSKGDYAINKSFFDKPFEVAKKAQAKNHVLRYVGEFDVKSKKLEVKLVSVPESSALGQLKGADNLIEIYTKSYGEIPIVIQGAGAGKEVTARGVLNDVLKIAEKIKSKEFILN
- a CDS encoding alpha/beta fold hydrolase; this encodes MLEKIDIVDFTLENGKLQKKISLFYQVFGQPIGTAPVVVVNHALTGNSNVTGKKGWWNELIGENKTIDTNAYTVIAFNIPGNGFDGNDDNLIENYKDYSITDVAKFFWKGLFYLKVDTVYALIGGSLGGAIAWEMTKLEPNKVENLIPIATGWKASDWLIGNVLIQDLILNNSKNPIHDARIHAMLLYRTPDSLQSKFGNSLQSETDKTFFKVESWLLHHGEKLQSRFQLSSYKLMNHLLKTTDVLKENTLEEFAKKIQSNIHLVSVDTDYFFTANEIRTCFTNLKKHKQNVFYSQIQSIHGHDAFLIEFEQLNAILNPIFNK
- a CDS encoding O-acetylhomoserine aminocarboxypropyltransferase/cysteine synthase family protein, whose translation is MSTQKFATNALHAGHDVTKNAGTRAVPIYQTSSYVFNNSDHAANLFGLTESGFIYTRLNNPTNDILEQRLAKLEGGIGAVVTASGTAAIATTLLVLLKAGDHIVASSSLYGGTYNLLKVTLPRLGITTTFVDPSNPENFKNATQENTRAFFAESLGNPKLDVLDLKAISKEAKTSKVPFIVDNTVATPYLLNPIEHGADIVIHSLTKYITGNGTSLGGVIIDAGNFDWSNGNFPEFTEPSAGYHGLKYYEVLGAASFIAKVRIEGLRDFGAALSPFNAFQTIQGLETLEIRIKKHSENALALAQWLEDQEEVVWVNYPGLESSKYKTLADKYLPEGKSGVVTFGLKGGFEAAKKVADETKIFSLLANIGDTKSLIIHPASTTHQQLSNAEQESTGVTKDLIRLSVGLEDIEDLKADLKAVFDTFSI
- the metK gene encoding methionine adenosyltransferase, with the protein product MAYLFTSESVSEGHPDKVADQISDALIDNFLAFDPESKVACETLVTTGQVILAGEVKSTTYLDVQQIAREVIRKIGYTKSAYMFEADSCGVLSAIHEQSADINQGVDKANKEEQGAGDQGMMFGYATDETENYMPLALDLSHALLKELANLRRENDTITYLRPDAKSQVTLEYSDNNEPIRIDAIVISTQHDDFVKPKSNSRADKDAANDEMLVKIKNDLVSILIPRIKAQYPQYAHLFNDDITYHINPTGVFVIGGPHGDTGLTGRKIIVDTYGGKGAHGGGAFSGKDPSKVDRSAAYATRHIAKNLVAAGLCKEALVQVSYAIGVAQPTSINVNTYGTCELNLTDGEISKIVEGIFDMRPYFIEQRLKLRNPIYSETAAYGHMGRTPETVTKTFSLPNGEPKTVTVELFTWEKLDFVDKVKTAFGL